The Felis catus isolate Fca126 chromosome X, F.catus_Fca126_mat1.0, whole genome shotgun sequence genome includes a region encoding these proteins:
- the LOC102901637 gene encoding integrator complex subunit 6-like gives MTKDIRLKQGNNKKMKRPRKPSSCPSSKRRPRATVTHKVRDKKMKNNPTPPDGFLPNAAAPAVTNVAGNGIPLNQQDSLSDDFAKDGLSHKPGSNSPGGGAKNSSVSVGDPKVPAVPSTGVVPKEVPMSAALAQKINSDIKHQLMKEVRKFGRRYERIFTLFEEVQGPLVVKKQFVEFTVKEAARFKRAVLIQQLEKVLENLESRCHLKNVNHQKSRELGSCKDH, from the exons ATGACAAAGGATATCAGGTTGAAGCagggcaacaacaaaaaaatgaaacgtCCCAGGAAGCCCAGCAGCTGCCCATCATCTAAGAGAAGGCCAA GAGCCACTGTCACTCACAAAGTCCGTGacaagaagatgaaaaataatcCAACCCCACCTGATGGCTTCTTGCCAAATGCTGCTGCACCAGCAGTTACGAATGTGGCAGGAAATGGTATTCCACTCAACCAACAGGATTCGCTCTCTGATGACTTCGCTAAAGACGGCCTGTCTCACAAACCTGGTAGTAATTCACCTGGAGGAGGAGCCAAAAACAGCAGTGTCTCCGTAGGTGACCCAAAAGTCCCAGCGGTGCCTTCGACAGGAGTTGTGCCAAAGGAAGTGCCAATGAGTGCTGCTCTGGCACAGAAAATTAATAGTGATATAAAACATCAATTAATGAAGGAAGTTCGGAAGTTTGGACGAA ggTATGAAAGGATTTTCACCTTGTTTGAAGAAGTTCAAGGGCCTCTTGTAGTCAAAAAACAATTTGTTGAATTTACCGTCAAGGAAGCTGCAAG gtTTAAAAGAGCAGTCTTGATTCAGCAGCTTGAGAAGGTACTAGAAAACCTGGAATCCCGCTGCCATCTCAAGAACGTTAATCACCAGAAAAGCAGAGAATTGGGTTCTTGCAAAGACCACTGA